One genomic region from Sparus aurata chromosome 15, fSpaAur1.1, whole genome shotgun sequence encodes:
- the LOC115597160 gene encoding spectrin beta chain, non-erythrocytic 1 isoform X5: MEFQSATSGLPGPLSPTMDYPGPLSPSSGGPGPSLTSPGRGPSPSLSPIRGPSPNPGFSGQAAFNYNQLEGRFKQLQDEREAVQKKTFTKWVNSHLSRVSCRITDLYMDLRDGRMLIKLLEVLSGERLPKPTKGRMRIHCLENVDKALQFLKEQRVHLENMGSHDIVDGNHRLTLGLIWTIILRFQIQDISVETEDNKEKKSAKDALLLWCQMKSAGYPNVNIHNFTTSWRDGMAFNALIHKHRPDLIDFDKLKKSNAHYNLQNAFNLAEQHLGLTKLLDPEDISVDHPDEKSIITYVVTYYHYFSKMKALKVEGKRIGKVLDNAIETEKMIEKYESLASDLLEWIEQTIIILNNRKFANSLVGVQQQLQAFNTYRTVEKPPKFTEKGNLEVLLFTIQSKMRANNQKVYTPREGKLISDINKAWERLEKAEHERELALRTELIRQEKLEQLARRFDRKAAMRETWLSENQRLVSQDNFGFDLQAVEAATKKHEAIETDIAAYEERVQAVVSVAKELEAESYHDIKRITARKDNVIRLWEYLLELLKARRHRLEMNLGLQRVFQEMLYIMDWMDEMKMLLLSQDYGKHLLGVEDLLQKHALVEADISIQADRVRNVNRNAQKFADDMEGYKPCDPQIIRDRVAHMDFCYQELSQLAAERRARLEESRRLWKFFWEMAEEEGWIREKEQILSSEDYGKDLTGALRLLSQHKAFEDEMSGRAGHLQQTIKQGDELVANNHFGADKIKERIQDIQEQWAALERLSAVRKARLQEACNQHQFQADADDIDTWMLDVLRIVSSVDVGHDEFSTQALVKKHKDVAEEIGSYRPVIEALHEQSRTLPPEKANSEEVQNRLAGIEERYKEVVELTRLRKQALQDALSLYKMFSEANACEVWIDEKEQWLNSTEIPEKLEDLEVVQHRFESLEPEMNSQASRVAVVNQVARQLIHNGHPSEKEIKSQQDKLNTRWSQFRDLVDQKKDSLNSALGVQNYHLECNETKSWIKEKTKVIESTQELGNDLAGVMALQRKLTGMERDLAAIEDKLGDLGKEADRLASEHTEQSDAIKGRLAEITGVWDEMKDTMKNREESLGEASKLQQFLRELDDFQSWLSRTQTAIASEDMPNTLTEAEKLLAQHEGIKNEIRNYEEDYQKMRDMGEMVTQDQTDAQYMFLRQRLQALDTGWNELHKMWENRQNLLSQSHAYQLFLRDTKQAEAFLNNQEYVLAHTEMPTTLEGAEAAIKKQEDFMTTMDANEEKINAVVDTGRRLVTDGNISAERIQEKVDSIDERHKKNRAAASDLLTRLKDNRDLQKFLQDCQELSLWINEKMLTAQDMSYDEARNLHSKWLKHQAFMAELQSNKEWLDKIDTEGKALMAEKPETEAMVKEKLASLKTMWEDLESTTQTKAKCLFDANKAELFTQSCADLDKWMAGLDGQLQSDDYGKDLTSVNILLKKQQILESQVEVRQKEVEELQSQSQALSQEGKGSEEVDGQRISVEKKFHCLQEPLKKRRDHLMASREIHQFNRDVEDEILWVEERMALATSTDHGHNLQTVQLLIKKNQTLQKEIQGHQPRFDDIFERSQHVLREDSPTAEAIRQRLAELQSLWEQIKKETEKRHSRLSEAHEAQQYYFDAAEAEAWMSEQELYMMSEEKAKDEQSSVAMLKKHQILEQAVEDYADTVHQLSSTSRGLVAAEHPDSERIGMRQSQVDKLYAGLKDLSEERRGKLDERLRLFQLNREVDDLEQWIAEREVVAGSHELGQDYEHVTMLQERFREFARDTGNIGQERVDGVNRQADELINSGHGDAATIAEWKDGLNEAWADLLELIDTRTQILSASYELHKFYHDAKEILNRILDKHKKLPEELGRDQNTVETLQRMHTTFEHDIQALGTQVRQLQEDAVRLQSAYAGDKADDIQKREGEKRKGEVLEAWKNLLEAAEGRRVKLVDTGDKFRFFSMVRDLMLWMEDVIRLIEAQENPRDVSSVELLMNNHQGIKAEIDARNDSFTACIELGKTLLARKHYASEEIKEKLLQLTDKRKDMIDKWEDRWEWLRLVLEVHQFSRDAGVAEAWLLGQEPYLSSREIGLNVDEVEKLIKRHEAFEKSAATWEERFAALERLTTMELLEVRRAQEEEEKKRQPPAAEAEPGDAAAQQREGEPVSQNGLPSDQESPRVSYRSPAYQKYSSTLQSRRPTAAP; encoded by the exons ccCAAACCCACGAAGGGCCGGATGAGGATCCACTGCCTGGAGAACGTGGACAAGGCTCTGCAGTTCCTGAAGGAGCAGCGGGTCCACCTGGAGAACATGGGCTCCCACGACATCGTGGACGGGAACCACCGCCTCACCCTGGGCCTCATCTGGACCATCATCCTCCGCTTCCAG ATCCAGGACATCAGCGTGGAGACGGAGGACAACAAGGAGAAGAAGTCGGCTAAAGACgctctgctgctctggtgtCAGATGAAGTCAGCAGG ATATCCAAACGTCAACATCCACAACTTCACCACCAGCTGGAGAGACGGGATGGCCTTCAACGCCCTCATCCACAAACACAG ACCGGACCTGATCGACTTTGATAAGCTGAAGAAATCAAACGCTCACTACAACCTGCAGAATGCCTTCAACCTGGCCGAGCAGCACCTGGGCCTCACCAAGCTGCTGGACCCCGAGG acATCAGCGTGGACCACCCTGACGAGAAGTCCATCATCACCTACGTGGTCACCTACTACCACTACTTCTCCAAGATGAAGGCTCTGAAGGTGGAGGGGAAGAGAATCGGCAAG GTTCTGGACAACGCCATCGAGACGGAGAAGATGATCGAGAAGTACGAGTCTCTGGCCTCGGACCTGCTGGAGTGGATCGAACAGAccatcatcatcctcaacaACAGGAAGTTCGCCAACTCTCTGGTGGgagtccagcagcagctgcaggcctTCAACACGTACCGGACCGTGGAGAAACCACCCAA GTTCACAGAGAAAGGAAACCTGGAGGTTCTCCTGTTCACCATCCAGAGTAAGATGAGAGCCAACAACCAGAAAGTTTACACTCCCCGAGAGGGAAAACTCATCTCTGACATCAACAAG GCGTGGGAGCGTCTGGAGAAGGCGGAGCACGAGCGCGAGCTGGCTCTGAGGACGGAGCTGATTCGTCAGGAGAAACTGGAGCAGCTCGCCCGACGCTTCGACCGCAAAGCCGCCATGAGGGAGACGTGGCTGAGCGAGAACCAGAGGCTGGTCTCCCAG gataACTTTGGATTCGACCTCCAGGCCGTTGAAGCAGCCACTAAGAAACATGAAGCCATAGAAACAGACATCGCAGCGTACGAGGAGCGAGTTCAG GCGGTGGTTTCCGTGGCGAAGGAGCTGGAGGCGGAGAGTTACCATGACATCAAACGCATCACGGCCAGGAAGGACAACGTGATCCGGCTGTGGGAGTacctgctggagctgctgaaggCCCGCAGGCACCGGCTGGAGATGAACCTGGGCCTGCAGAGAGTCTTCCAGGAGATGCTCTACATCATGGACTGGATGGACGAGATGAAG atgctgctgctctctcAGGATTATGGGAAACACCTGCTGGGTGTGGAGGACCTGCTGCAGAAACACGCTCTGGTGGAGGCCGACATCAGCATCCAGGCCGACCGAGTCCGGAACGTCAACCGCAACGCTCAGAAGTTCGCCGACGACATGGAGG gttaTAAACCCTGCGACCCTCAGATCATCCGCGACCGCGTCGCTCACATGGACTTCTGCTACCAGGAGCTGAGCCAGCTGGCGGCTGAGCGGCGAGCTCGCCTCGAGGAGTCCCGACGCCTCTGGAAGTTCTTCTGGGAGATGGCAGAAGAG GAGGGCTGGATCAGGGAGAAGGAGCAGATCCTCTCCTCCGAGGATTATGGGAAGGATCTGACGGGAGCGCTGCGACTGCTGAGTCAGCACAAAGCCTTCGAAGACGAGATGAGCGGGCGAGCCGGTCACCTGCAGCAGACCATCAAACAGGGCGACGAGCTGGTCGCCAACAACCACTTCGGAGCCGATAAGATCAAAGAACGCATCCAGGACATCCAG GAGCAGTGGGCGGCTCTGGAGCGTCTCTCTGCGGTCCGTAAAGCTCGTCTGCAGGAGGCCTGCAACCAGCACCAGTTCCAG GCCGACGCCGACGACATCGACACGTGGATGCTGGACGTGCTGCGGATCGTCTCCAGCGTGGACGTCGGCCACGATGAGTTCTCCACTCAGGCTCTGGTGAAGAAGCACAAGGACGTGGCCGAGGAGATCGGCAGCTACCGGCCCGTCATCGAGGCGCTGCACGAACAGTCCCGCACGCTGCCGCCCGAGAAGGCCAACTCTGAGGAG GTCCAGAACCGGCTCGCGGGCATCGAGGAGCGCTACAAGGAGGTGGTGGAGCTGACCCGGCTCAGGAAGCAGGCGCTGCAGGACGCTCTGTCGCTCTACAAGATGTTCAGCGAAGCCAACGCCTGCGAGGTTTGGATCGACGAGAAGGAGCAGTGGCTCAACAGCACCGAGATCCCCGAGAAACTGGAGGACCTGGAGGTGGTCCAGCACCG gTTTGAGAGTCTGGAGCCGGAGATGAACAGCCAGGCGTCGCGGGTCGCCGTGGTGAACCAGGTCGCCCGGCAGCTGATCCACAACGGACATCCCAGCGAGAAGGAGATCAAATCCCAGCAGGACAAACTCAACACCAG GTGGAGTCAGTTCAGAGACCTGGTGGACCAGAAGAAAGACAGCCTGAACTCGGCTCTGGGAGTCCAGAACTACCACCTGGAGTGTAACGAGACCAAGTCCTGGATCAAAGAGAAGACCAAG GTGATTGAGTCGACTCAGGAGCTGGGGAACGACCTGGCCGGCGTCATGGCCCTGCAGAGGAAGCTGACGGGGATGGAGCGCGACCTGGCCGCCATCGAAGACAAGCTGGGCGACCTGGGCAAGGAGGCGGACCGCCTGGCCTCCGAACACACGGAGCAGTCCGACGCCATCAAGGGACGTCTGGCTGAGATCACCGGCGTCTGGGACGAGATGAAG GACACCATGAAGAACCGGGAGGAGTCGCTGGGCGAGGCCAGCAAGCTGCAGCAGTTCCTGCGCGAACTGGACGACTTCCAGTCGTGGCTGTCGCGGACGCAGACGGCCATCGCCTCCGAGGACATGCCCAACACGCTGACCGAGGCCGAGAAGCTGCTGGCCCAGCACGAGGGCATCAAGAACGAGATCCGCAACTACGAGGAGGACTACCAGAAGATGCGGGACATGGGCGAGATGGTGACGCAGGACCAGACGGACGCGCAGTACATGTTCCTGCGACAGCGGCTGCAGGCGCTCGACACCGGCTGGAACGAGCTGCACAAGATGTGGGAGAACCGGCAGAACCTGCTGTCCCAGTCCCACGCTTACCAGCTGTTCCTCAGGGACACCAAGCAGGCCGAGGCCTTCCTCAACAACCAG gagtACGTCCTGGCTCACACTGAGATGCCCACCACTCTGGAGGGCGCCGAGGCCGCCATCAAGAAGCAGGAGGACTTCATGACCACCATGGACGCTAACGAGGAGAAGATCAACGCTGTGGTCGACACCGGCCGGCGCCTCGTTACCGACGGCAACATCAGCGCCGAGCGTATCCAGGAGAAGGTGGACTCCATCGACGAGAG ACACAAGAAGAACCGAGCGGCTGCCAGCGACCTGCTGACGAGGCTGAAGGACAACAGAGACCTGCAGAAGTTCCTGCAGGACTGTCAGGAg CTGTCCCTGTGGatcaatgagaagatgctgacaGCTCAGGACATGTCGTACGACGAGGCCAGAAACCTGCACAGCAAGTGGCTCAAACATCAGGCCTTCATGGCCGAGCTGCAGTCCAACAAGGAGTGGCTGGACAAGATCGACACG GAGGGGAAGGCGCTGATGGCAGAGAAGCCAGAGACGGAGGCGATGGTCAAAGAGAAGCTGGCGTCCCTGAAGACGATGTGGGAGGACCTGGAGTCGACCACGCAGACCAAGGCCAAGTGTCTGTTCGACGCCAACAAGGCGGAGCTGTTCACTCAGAGCTGCGCCGACCTCGACAAGTGGATGGCCGGCCTGGACGGTCAGCTGCAGTCCGACGACTACGGCAAAGACCTGACCTCCGTCAACATCCTGCTCAAGAAACAGCAG ATCCTGGAGAGCCAGGTGGAGGTGCGtcagaaggaggtggaggagctgcagagccaGTCTCAGGCCCTCAGTCAGGAGGGGAAAGGCTCCGAGGAGGTGGACGGACAGAGGATCAGCGTGGAGAAGAAGTTCCACTGCCTGCAGGAGCCACTGAAGAAGAGACGGGACCACCTGATGGCCTCCCGCGAGATCCACCAGTTCAACCGGGACGTGGAGGACGAGATC ctgtgggtggaggagaggatggcTCTGGCCACATCAACCGACCACGGACACAACCTCCAGACTGTACAGCTGCTCATCAAGAAGaaccag ACTCTGCAGAAGGAGATTCAGGGTCATCAGCCGCGATTCGACGACATCTTCGAGCGCAGCCAGCACGTCCTGCGGGAGGACAGCCCGACGGCCGAGGCCATCCGCCAGCGGCTCGCCGAGCTGCAGTCGCTGTGGGAGCAGATCAAGAAGGAGACGGAGAAGCGTCACAGCCGGCTGAGCGAGGCCCACGAGGCCCAGCAGTACTACTTCGACGCCGCCGAGGCCGAAGCCTGGATGAGCGAACAGGAGCTCTACATGATGTCAGAGGAGAAGGCCAAG GACGAGCAGAGTTCAGTGGCCATGCTGAAGAAGCATCAGATCCTGGAgcaggcggtggaggattacgcCGACACCGTCCACCAGCTGTCCAGCACCAGCCGAGGCCTGGTGGCCGCCGAACACCCCGACAG CGAGCGTATCGGGATGCGTCAGTCTCAGGTGGATAAGCTCTACGCCGGCCTCAAGGATTTGTCAGAGGAGCGTCGGGGGAAGCTGGACGAGCGTCTCCGTCTTTTCCAGCTCAACCGGGAGGTGGATGATCTGGAGCAGTGGATCGCTGAGAGGGAGGTGGTGGCCGGATCCCACGAGCTGGGGCAGGACTACGAACACGTCACC ATGCTGCAGGAGCGTTTCAGGGAATTCGCCCGTGACACCGGGAACATCGGCCAGGAACGCGTGGACGGCGTCAACCGCCAGGCGGACGAGCTGATCAACAGCGGCCACGGCGACGCCGCCACCATCGCCGAGTGGAAGGACGGCCTGAACGAGGCCTGGGCCGACCTGCTGGAGCTCATCGACACCCGAACACAGATCCTCTCCGCCTCCTACGAGCTGCACAAGTTCTACCACGACGCCAAGGAGATCCTCAACCGCATCCTGGACAAACACAAGAAGCTCCCGGAGGAGCTGGGCCGGGACCAGAACACAGTGGAGACGCTGCAGAGGATGCACACCACCTTCGAACACGACATTCAGGCTCTGGGAACTCAG GTGCGGCAGCTTCAGGAGGACGCGGTCCGCCTGCAGTCGGCCTACGCTGGAGACAAAGCTGACGACATtcagaagagagaaggagag aagagaaagggagag GTTCTGGAGGCCTGGAAGAACCTGCTGGAGGCGGCGGAGGGCCGCCGGGTGAAGCTGGTCGACACCGGAGACAAGTTCCGCTTCTTCAGCATGGTGCGCGACCTGATGCTGTGGATGGAGGACGTCATCCGTCTGATCGAGGCCCAGGAGAACCCCAG GGACGTGTCATCGGTGGAGCTGCTGATGAACAACCATCAGGGCATCAAGGCGGAGATCGACGCCCGCAACGACAGCTTCACCGCCTGCATCGAGCTGGGAAAGACTCTGCTGGCCAGGAAGCACTACGCTTCAGAGGAG atTAAAGAGAAGTTGCTGCAGTTGACAGACAAGAGGAAAGACATGATTGACAAGTGGGAGGACAGATGGGAGTGGCTGAGACTGG tcctGGAGGTGCACCAGTTCTCCCGGGACGCAGGTGTGGCCGAGGCGTGGCTGCTGGGTCAGGAGCCGTACCTGTCCAGCAGGGAGATCGGCCTGAACGTGGACGAGGTGGAGAAACTCATCAAACGCCACGAGGCCTTCGAGAAGTCGGCCGCCACCTGGGAGGAACGCTTCGCCGCTCTGGAGAGGCTGACCACG aTGGAATTACTGGAAGTGAGAAGAGcgcaagaggaagaagagaagaagagacaaccTCCGGCCGCTGAGGCCGAGCCGGGCGACGCTGCCGCTCAGCAGAG ggagGGTGAGCCGGTGTCTCAGAACGGGCTGCCGTCCGATCAGGAGTCTCCCAGGGTTAGTTATCGCTCGCCTGCCTACCAGAAATACAGCAGCACCCTGCAGAGCCGCAGGCCTACAGCagcaccctga